A region of Larimichthys crocea isolate SSNF chromosome X, L_crocea_2.0, whole genome shotgun sequence DNA encodes the following proteins:
- the LOC104922870 gene encoding ras-related protein Rab-33B, which produces MESSLEFSSSLGSMSSLLTRCRTFKVLVIGDSGVGKTCLAHRLSAGEFPMRVEATIGVDFRERVLDIDGERIKLQLWDTAGQERFRKSMVQHYYRNVHAVLFIYDVTCPASFRSLTSWIEECRQNSIGREIPRFLIGNKSDLRNACRTDGQVNQEWAMSFAKAHGMMFFETSAKDPPKTRASTRLSDGEVPHQQNEVEDIVVAVGAKLKRQKKPSVTSLPTYSGSFKLPNKKRPEKEVWTCC; this is translated from the exons ATGGAGTCATCTCTTGAGTTTTCCAGCTCTTTGGGCAGCATGTCTTCTCTGCTGACTCGCTGTCGGACCTTTAAAGTGCTGGTGATTGGAGACTCCGGGGTGGGGAAGACCTGCCTCGCACACCGACTTTCCGCCGGAGAGTTCCCCATGAGAGTGGAGGCTACCATCGGCGTGGACTTCCGCGAGAGAGTGCTAGATATAGATGGAGAGAGGATTAAG CTCCAGCTGTGGGACACGGCGGGACAGGAGCGTTTCCGGAAGTCCATGGTGCAACACTACTATCGTAACGTCCACGCTGTCCTCTTTATATATGATGTCACCTGTCCTGCCAGCTTCAGGAGCCTGACTTCCTGGATAGAAGAGTGCAGGCAGAACTCTATCGGAAGGGAGATCCCCAG GTTCTTGATTGGGAATAAGAGTGACCTGCGTAATGCCTGCAGGACCGATGGACAAGTGAACCAGGAGTGGGCGATGAGCTTCGCCAAAGCCCATGGCATGATGTTTTTCGAGACGTCTGCCAAGGACCCGCCAAAAACACGAGCGAGCACTCGACTGAGTGATGGGGAGGTGCCGCATCAGCAGAACGAGGTGGAGGACATCGTTGTTGCTGTTGGAGCCAaactgaagagacagaagaaaccTTCAGTGACAAGCCTTCCGACGTACAGCGGGTCATTCAAACTCCCAAACAAGAAAAGACCTGAGAAAGAGGTGTGGACCTGCTGCTga
- the LOC104922881 gene encoding uncharacterized protein LOC104922881 isoform X2, whose amino-acid sequence MFCRRAWQRVGPLARRAFNPASRNTTPVRHMAFGVPGGSSNVAYFVLCGGGLTAAVVYAYKTVNGDSERYEDRLTNMGSTAKAPEAEAPASEAEAPEAAAPAADPAPVEEAAPATEVVAEPAPEEPVAEAAAESVAEAVPEEVPAVVSEVVVAEAAAEPAVAEEAAPPAAAEAVPEAAPVAEEVAAMEETPAEAPAAESAGTAAVVEVPPEAETGSAAPEAEAAPAAEVAA is encoded by the exons ATGTTCTGCAGACGGGCATGGCAGAGAGTCGGGCCGCTGGCACGGAGGGCTTTCAACCCAGCATCCAGAAACA CAACTCCGGTGCGACACATGGCCTTCGGGGTTCCTGGTGGCTCCTCCAACGTGGCTTACTTTGTTCTGTGTGGAGGAGGCCTGACTGCTGCCGTCGTCTAT GCCTATAAGACGGTCAACGGTGATAGCGAACGCTATGAGGACAGACTCACCAACATGGGCTCCACAGCAAAGG CACCAGAAGCAGAAGCTCCTGCATCTGAAGCAGAAGCACCAGAAGC agcagctcctgcagctgatcCCGCCCCAGTGGAGGAGGCAGCACCCGCCACAGAGGTCGTCGCCGAGCCTGCCCCTGAAGAACCAGTAGCAGAGGCCGCTGCAGAATCTGTCGCTGAGGCCGTACCTGAAGAAGTACCAGCCGTGGTCTCTGAGGTGGTCGTTGCTGAGGCTGCAGCTGAGCCAGCAGTCGCAGAAGAAGCTGctccacctgcagctgctgaggCGGTTCCCGAAGCCGCTCCGGTCGCTGAGGAAGTAGCTGCCATGGAGGAGACGCCAGCAGAGGCCCCAGCAGCAGAGAGCGCTGGTACGGCAGCAGTAGTGGAAGTCCCTCCTGAGGCAGAGACTGGCTCTGCAGCCCCTGAGGCTGAGGCCGCCCCTGCTGCAGAGGTGGCTGCATAA
- the LOC104922881 gene encoding uncharacterized protein LOC104922881 isoform X3, which yields MFCRRAWQRVGPLARRAFNPASRNTTPVRHMAFGVPGGSSNVAYFVLCGGGLTAAVVYAYKTVNGDSERYEDRLTNMGSTAKAPEAEAPAAEAEAPEGAAPAADPAPVEEAAPATEVVAEPAPEEPVAEAAAESVAEAVPEEVPAVVSEVVVAEAAAEPAVAEEAAPPAAAEAVPEAAPVAEEVAAMEETPAEAPAAESAGTAAVVEVPPEAETGSAAPEAEAAPAAEVAA from the exons ATGTTCTGCAGACGGGCATGGCAGAGAGTCGGGCCGCTGGCACGGAGGGCTTTCAACCCAGCATCCAGAAACA CAACTCCGGTGCGACACATGGCCTTCGGGGTTCCTGGTGGCTCCTCCAACGTGGCTTACTTTGTTCTGTGTGGAGGAGGCCTGACTGCTGCCGTCGTCTAT GCCTATAAGACGGTCAACGGTGATAGCGAACGCTATGAGGACAGACTCACCAACATGGGCTCCACAGCAAAGG CACCAGAAGCAGAAGCTCCTGCAGCTGAAGCAGAAGCACCAGAAGgagcagctcctgcagctgatcCCGCCCCAGTGGAGGAGGCAGCACCCGCCACAGAGGTCGTCGCCGAGCCTGCCCCTGAAGAACCAGTAGCAGAGGCCGCTGCAGAATCTGTCGCTGAGGCCGTACCTGAAGAAGTACCAGCCGTGGTCTCTGAGGTGGTCGTTGCTGAGGCTGCAGCTGAGCCAGCAGTCGCAGAAGAAGCTGctccacctgcagctgctgaggCGGTTCCCGAAGCCGCTCCGGTCGCTGAGGAAGTAGCTGCCATGGAGGAGACGCCAGCAGAGGCCCCAGCAGCAGAGAGCGCTGGTACGGCAGCAGTAGTGGAAGTCCCTCCTGAGGCAGAGACTGGCTCTGCAGCCCCTGAGGCTGAGGCCGCCCCTGCTGCAGAGGTGGCTGCATAA
- the LOC104922881 gene encoding uncharacterized protein LOC104922881 isoform X1 produces the protein MFCRRAWQRVGPLARRAFNPASRNTTPVRHMAFGVPGGSSNVAYFVLCGGGLTAAVVYAYKTVNGDSERYEDRLTNMGSTAKAPEAEAPASEAEAPEAEAPAAEAEAPEGAAPAADPAPVEEAAPATEVVAEPAPEEPVAEAAAESVAEAVPEEVPAVVSEVVVAEAAAEPAVAEEAAPPAAAEAVPEAAPVAEEVAAMEETPAEAPAAESAGTAAVVEVPPEAETGSAAPEAEAAPAAEVAA, from the exons ATGTTCTGCAGACGGGCATGGCAGAGAGTCGGGCCGCTGGCACGGAGGGCTTTCAACCCAGCATCCAGAAACA CAACTCCGGTGCGACACATGGCCTTCGGGGTTCCTGGTGGCTCCTCCAACGTGGCTTACTTTGTTCTGTGTGGAGGAGGCCTGACTGCTGCCGTCGTCTAT GCCTATAAGACGGTCAACGGTGATAGCGAACGCTATGAGGACAGACTCACCAACATGGGCTCCACAGCAAAGG CACCAGAAGCAGAAGCTCCTGCATCTGAAGCAGAAGCACCAGAAGCAGAAGCTCCTGCAGCTGAAGCAGAAGCACCAGAAGgagcagctcctgcagctgatcCCGCCCCAGTGGAGGAGGCAGCACCCGCCACAGAGGTCGTCGCCGAGCCTGCCCCTGAAGAACCAGTAGCAGAGGCCGCTGCAGAATCTGTCGCTGAGGCCGTACCTGAAGAAGTACCAGCCGTGGTCTCTGAGGTGGTCGTTGCTGAGGCTGCAGCTGAGCCAGCAGTCGCAGAAGAAGCTGctccacctgcagctgctgaggCGGTTCCCGAAGCCGCTCCGGTCGCTGAGGAAGTAGCTGCCATGGAGGAGACGCCAGCAGAGGCCCCAGCAGCAGAGAGCGCTGGTACGGCAGCAGTAGTGGAAGTCCCTCCTGAGGCAGAGACTGGCTCTGCAGCCCCTGAGGCTGAGGCCGCCCCTGCTGCAGAGGTGGCTGCATAA
- the LOC113746619 gene encoding fibrous sheath CABYR-binding protein-like, protein MSTAFASAMAHTYAKTRSMNWADIDTKSNITALKANFNAAGLCEFIFYTIFLSQPQLLVSLPVFFLSSIPDVLTAVKLLAGSTVDIVAASIVETSLVNTVEKIEEDGKVLDSVLEVVAKEAAEGAAVENEEELKSPENGADAVAPAAEEEAPASEGAAAEEEAALPKEPTTSNPTVEEVGEDAAEDQALEEAVSSTEASSEGAAPAEEATTAEQDTTAEEATTAEEDTTAEEATPAGEATPAVEDTPGEEATPAEEDTPAEEDTPAKETTPAEEDTPAEEATQAEEDTPAEADTPAEEDTPAEEDTSAEEDTSAEESTTTAEATPAAETSVDEEAAEASAEETVEAAAVVDTVQLAAASPGSDLEALSAAEPESTSEAPVHEVKHCHSCHSAAEEVEPPVALGEQLAIEGAEDVAHEAKEVVSLMEGQTTETMVVVTTQS, encoded by the exons ATGTCCACTGCTTTTGCAAGTGCCATGGCTCACACTTACGCCAAAACAAGGAGCATGAACTGGGCAG ACATTGATACTAAAAGCAATATAACTGCACTTAAAGCTAATTTTAATGCTGCTGGACTGTGTGAATTTATATTCTATACTATATTTCTGTCTCAGCCACAACTTCTTGTCTCCCTTCCTGTTTTCTTCCTGTCGTCCATTCCAGATGTGCTCACAGCTGTAAAGCTCTTGGCTGGCTCTACAGTTGACATTGTAGCAGCTTCTATTGTCGAGACGAGTCTGGTGAACACTGTTGAGAAAATAGAGGAAGATGGAAAAGTTTTGGACTCCGTGCTGGAGGTAGTGGCTAAAGAAGCAGCAGAGGGGGCTGCTGTAGAAAACGAGGAAGAGCTAAAGTCTCCAGAGAATGGCGCTGATGCTGTAGCTCCAGCTGCTGAAGAGGAGGCACCTGCTtctgaaggagcagcagcagaggaggaggcagctcTTCCTAAGGAACCTACGACTTCAAATCcaacagtggaggaggtgggtgagGATGCAGCCGAAGATCAGGCTCTAGAGGAGGCTGTCTCGTCTACAGAGGCCTCGTCTGAAGGTGCTGCTCCAGCTGAGGAGGCCACAACAGCTGAGCAGGACACAACAGCTGAAGAGGCCACAACAGCTGAGGAGGACACAACAGCTGAGGAGGCTACACCAGCTGGGGAGGCTACACCAGCTGTGGAGGACACACCAGGTGAGGAGGCTACACCAGCTGAGGAGGACACACCAGCTGAGGAGGACACACCAGCTAAAGAGACTACACCAGCTGAGGAGGACACACCAGCTGAGGAGGCTACACAAGCTGAGGAGGACACACCAGCTGAGGCGGACACACCAGCTGAAGAGGACACACCAGCTGAGGAGGACACATCAGCTGAGGAGGACACATCAGCTGAGGAGTCCACCACCACTGCTGAAGCAACACCTGCTGCTGAGACATCAGTGGATGAGGAAGCAGCCGAAGCTTCAGCTGAGGAGACAgttgaagctgcagcagttGTGGACACGGTCCAGTTGGCAGCAGCCTCCCCTGGCTCAGACCTGGAGGCCCTTTCAGCTGCTGAGCCAGAATCTACATCAGAGGCTCCAGTGCACGAGGTCAAGCACTGTCACTCCTGCcactctgcagcagaggaggtggagcCACCTGTTGCTTTGGGAGAGCAGTTGGCCATTGAGGGAGCTGAGGATGTAGCGCATGAGGCCAAGGAGGTGGTGTCACTGATGGAAGGACAAA ccaCAGAGACAATGGTGGTGGTGACAACCCAGTCATGA